The Amblyomma americanum isolate KBUSLIRL-KWMA chromosome 5, ASM5285725v1, whole genome shotgun sequence genome window below encodes:
- the LOC144134565 gene encoding uncharacterized protein LOC144134565, with the protein MNSKFGCHLTHSQIENKWRGLGRKYKTVRHYNSQSGADRRTCEFEEELAEIFEKAHSINPPYLLGPGLVQIIQDQAEPAASPQPGPSRVTVTASPIPGSSQLSTSRGSTTAGDSQPPSPSTLPSLRQQQPGPARKRPTTDTSRAVLESAVTHLEVAEANRQQRHRERMALEERKVAAEERRTAALERVAAALERQALVSLYSPIRALTRSPIHSPIRSPIRSPSPAYYNA; encoded by the exons ATGAATTCAAAATTCGGATGCCATTTGACCCATTCCCAAATTGAGAACAAGTGGCGGGGTCTGGGGAGAAAATATAAAACGGTGAGACACTATAATAGCCAATCAGGGGCGGACCGGAGAACATGCGAATTTGAAGA gGAGCTCGCTGAAATCTTTGAGAAAGCGCACAGCATCAACCCACCCTACCTGCTGGGGCCAGGACTCGTCCAGATCATCCAAGa CCAGGCTGAACCTGCAGCCAGCCCACAGCCTGGCCCCAGCAGGGTAACTGTCACAGCGAGCCCCATTCCTGGCAGCTCGCAACTGAGCACGAGCAGAGGCAGCACTACTGCTGGAGACTCGCAGCCCCCAAGCCCATCTACGCTGCCAAGCCTCCGGCAGCAGCAACCAGGCCCAGCCAGGAAGAGGCCCACGACAGATACCTCTCGTGCAGTGCTCGAGAGTGCCGTCACCCATCTTGAGGTGGCCGAAGCTAACAGACAGCAGCGGCACAGGGAGCGCATGGCTCTTGAAGAGAGGAAGGTTGCTGCTGAAGAGAGGAGGACTGCAGCTCTTGAGCGGGTGGCTGCAGCACTGGAACGGCAGGCGCTTGTCTCACTCTATTCTCCAATACGTGCCCTAACTCGTTCCCCAATTCATTCCCCAATCCGTTCTCCGATTCGCTCTCCAAGCCCTGCTTACTATAATGCTTAA
- the LOC144132248 gene encoding uncharacterized protein LOC144132248, whose product MANNNSRTHCCVVGRSNTYQNSPGTRFYGFPTRHWETERRERRIRLIRRQKRKERESRKHDQQIDDDPRPLNAVSPDANSPPSGGDETASQKKFADACTMTDMEPECLSGEFTFISTTSNCNASCYVHHRTSTTAERGTSCDSAQLCDKNVGPVRKQPYFGGFRAHHGNEAALQSFTAVSFQLFSLLLSVLPPGTQRLRELSVEDKLLLFLVKLKHGLPFSFLASLFCVRSTTASRVFKSVLVNIKVATKDWIYWPSRLAVQRTMPPSFKRHYDTCRAIIDCTEIETEMPPDVETRNLWFSHYKGRYTLKYLICIAPNGAITFVSEGYGGRTSDATITVDGKLLSLLEPGDVILADKGFPGIRTDVGVQQATLVMPPFATSAQFTESEVDATYETASVRIHVERVIQRLKTFNILSQRIPHELTGYVDDIVHVVAVITNLKPGIFARNECNVS is encoded by the exons ATGGCTAATAACAACAGCAGGACACATTGCTGTGTAGTAGGACGCAGTAATACGTATCAGAATTCGCCTGGGACAAGGTTTTATGGATTCCCGACGCGACACTGGGAGACGGAACGGCGTGAGCGCCGGATTCGGCTTATTCGTCGCCAAAA GCGAAAGGAAAGAGAGAGCAGAAAGCATGATCAGCAGATCGACGATGATCCTCGCCCACTGAATGCAGTTTCACCTGACGCCAACTCTCCACCGAGTGGCGGTGACGAAACTGCGTCACAAAAGAAGTTTGccgat GCATGCACGATGACCGACATGGAGCCCGAATGCCTTTCCGGGGAATTTACGTTCATCTCGACAACATCAAATTGCAACGCAAGTTGCTATGTGCACCACAGGACTTCCACCACCGCTGAACGCGGAACCTCATGTGATTCAGCTCAATTGTGCGACAAAAACGTGGGCCCTGTGCGGAAACAGCCGTACTTTGGAGGTTTTAGGGCACACCATGGTAATGAGGCTGCGCTGCaatccttcactgcggtgtcattTCAGCTTTTTTCGTTGCTCCTAAGTGTTCTTCCGCCAGGAACGCAAAGGTTAAGGGAGCTTTCCGTTGAGGACAAGCTTCTTTTGTTTTTGGTGAAGCTGAAACATGGCTTGCCGTTTTCGTTTCTCGCTTCACTGTTTTGCGTGCGCAGCACAACGGCGTCCAGGGTATTCAAGTCTGTTCTTGTGAACATAAAAGTAGCAACGAAAGACTGGATCTATTGGCCGTCACGACTAGCAGTGCAGCGCACAATGCCGCCGAGCTTCAAAAGGCACTACGATACGTGCAGGGCTATTATAGATTGTACTGAAATAGAAACCGAAATGCCGCCAGATGTGGAGACACGCAACCTGTGGTTTTCCCACTACAAGGGCAGGTACACCCTGAAGTATTTAATCTGCATCGCACCGAATGGTGCAATAACTTTCGTATCAGAAGGGTACGGCGGAAGGACTTCGGACGCGACCATCACAGTGGACGGCAAGCTGTTATCCCTTCTAGAGCCTGGCGATGTCATTCTAGCGGACAAAGGCTTTCCGGGAATTCGCACTGACGTTGGGGTGCAACAGGCGACACTTGTGATGCCACCATTTGCGACGAGTGCCCAGTTTACGGAGTCAGAAGTCGATGCGACGTATGAGACAGCGTCTGTCCGCATTCATGTGGAAAGAGTTATCCAAAGGCTGAAAACGTTCAATATACTTTCCCAAAGAATTCCTCATGAACTGACTGGGTATGTCGATGATATTGTTCATGTGGTCGCTGTGATAACAAACCTAAAGCCAGGAATTTTTGCAAGGAACGAATGCAATGTCTCATAA